The following nucleotide sequence is from Cryptosporangium aurantiacum.
CCGGGTGGCCGTGCCGGAGTTCCGCGCGGTCGGGACCGGCGAGGTCGCCTGTCATCTGGTTTCCGCGGAGGTCGTCCATGGCTGAGCCGATTCTCGACGTCCAGGGGCTGCGCAAGGTGTTCCGCAGTCGCGCCGGCCTGCGGCACGAGGAGTTCGTCGCGGTGGACGACGTCTCGTTCACGGTGCCTGCCGGCGGGTCGCTGGCGATCGTGGGTGAGTCCGGGTCCGGTAAGACGACGTGCGCGCGGATCGTGGCGGGTCTGGCCACCGCGACGGCGGGCACGGTCGTGCTGGACGGGCGGCCGGTCGCCGGATCGTCGTTGCGTGACCGGCGGCGGCGCGCGTCCTGCGTCCAAATGGTCTTTCAGGACCCGTACCAGTCGCTGGACCGCCGGCAGACGGTCGCGCAGTGTCTGGCCGAGGTGCTCGCGCACCACACCGACCTCGACCGGGTCGGGCGGAACGCCCGGATCGACGAGTTGCTCGACCTGGTGGGGCTGGATCGCAAGCACGGCGGGGCGTTGCCGCGGGCGCTGTCCGGCGGGCAGCGGCAGCGGGTGGCGATCGCGCGGGCGCTGGCCGCGACCCCGCGGCTGCTGGTGCTGGACGAGGCGGTGGCGGCGCTCGACGTGTCGATCCAGGCGCAGATCCTCAACCTGCTCGCGGACGCCAGGGCGGCCACCGGCGTCGCGTACCTGTTCATCACCCACGACCTGTCGGTGGTCCGGCACGTGTGCGACGACGTCGTCGTGATGTCGCGGGGGCGGGTGGTGGAGACGGGGCCGGTCGAGCGGGTGCTCGACCAGCCCGCGGACGCGTACACGCAGCGGCTGGTCGGCTCGATTCCGCGGCCGGGTTGGGTGCCGCAGCGCCGCGGGGCCGACCGTGCGAGCTGAGCGGCTCCGCGGCGCGAGCGGGCGCACGCCTGGCGCGAGCGGGCGCCGAGGCGCGGCCGGGCGCGCCCTGTCAGCCTGCTACGGCGGCCGTTTTGAGCGCGAGTTGGTCGAGGAGCGCGTCGGCGGCGGTCCGCACCAGGCCGCCGCTCGCGACCGGCAGCCCGAGGTCGCCGATCATCGAGTTGCCCAGCGCGAGGCACCACAGCCCGTAGGCGGTCGACCGCAACGCCGCCGGGGTGGCCGTCGGGTACTCGGCGGCCAGCGCGTCGCCGATCGTGTCCACCGCCTCCTGGTACTTGCCCTGCAGGATCGTGCGGACGCTCGTGTCGGTGAGACCGGCGGTGACCAGTTCACGGATGATCGTGTCGTCGTCGCTGGTCGGCATGATGCCCTGGCCGAACAGGTAGTCCATGGTCAGCGGAAGCTTGTCCCGCGCCTCGGACTCGGCGACCGCGCGCACGAACTCGGCCTCGTAACCGGTGTAGAGCCAGGTGGCGAACGAGCGGAGCAGGTCGTCGCGGTTGCCGACGTAGTGGCGGACGTGGCTCCGGCTCAGCCCGGACTCCTCGGCCACTCGCTCGAGCGTCGTTCCGACGAGGCCGTAGGTGCGCAGGCACCGGCCGGTGGCCTGCATGATCTGCTCGGTCCGCTCGGCAGCGCGACTCGGGCGCCCCATGCTGTCCGCTCCCTTTGATTGTCGTTTTGATAAACAATACCGCTCTCATGAACGAGGTACTCACTATGTTGCCCGAGCCCGAGTTGGCGTTCGCCTTCGAGGCACGCGTGGACGTGGCCGAATCGCTGCACGTGGGCCGTGGGCCGGACGAGGTGCTGATGTTCACCCCGATCACCGGCGGCACGGTGGCCGGGCCCCGGCTGAACGGCACGGTGCTGCCCGGCGGTGGTGACTGGTCGACCACCCGCGGCGCGTGCACCGAGTTGGACGCGCGGTACCTGCTGCGGGCGGACGACGGCGCGGTGATCGACATCGTCAACCGCGGCTTCTGGCGGGCGACGCCCGAGGTGGATGCCCGGGTCGAGGCGGGCGAGGACCTGCCGGAGACCGAGTATTACTACCGCACGAGCCCGGTCTTCCGCACCGACGCGCCCGCGCACCGGTGGCTCGCCGAGTCGGTGTTCGTCGGGCTGGCGCGTGGTGAGCGTGGCCAGGTGTGCATCCGGTTCTTCGAGGTGCGTTGATGGAGATCGTTCGCACGGGGCCCGGACCGCTCTCGCCGGACGCGACCCAGTACATGGTGCGGATGCGGGACGGCGTCCGCCTCGCCACCGACGTCTACCTGCCGGCCGGTGACGTGGGCGCGGGGCCGACGATCGTCACCCGGCTGCCGTACGACAAGACCGGCGAGTACACGTTCATGCCGCAGGTCGCGGCGTACTTCACCGCGCGCGGCTATCGGATGGTGGTGCAGGACGTCCGGGGCAAGTTCCGCTCCGAGGGCGAGACGCTGCTGTTCGTCAACGAGGCGTACGACGGGTACGACACGATCGACTGGGTGGTCCAGCAGGACTGGTCGGACGGGGTCGTCGGCATGTGGGGCGACTCGTACTACGGCTTCACGCAGTGGGCAGCGGTCTCCACGGCGCATCCGGCGCTGCGGGCGATGGTCCCCCGGGTCACCGGGACGCGGCTCGGCGAGCTACCGGTGCCCTCGCCCGGGGACCGGACGCACGACGTCGAGATGTCGGTGCACCGGTTCTATCCGCTCTCGTACTTCCACGACCGGGACATCCTGGAGTGGGAGCTGGAC
It contains:
- a CDS encoding ATP-binding cassette domain-containing protein — translated: MAEPILDVQGLRKVFRSRAGLRHEEFVAVDDVSFTVPAGGSLAIVGESGSGKTTCARIVAGLATATAGTVVLDGRPVAGSSLRDRRRRASCVQMVFQDPYQSLDRRQTVAQCLAEVLAHHTDLDRVGRNARIDELLDLVGLDRKHGGALPRALSGGQRQRVAIARALAATPRLLVLDEAVAALDVSIQAQILNLLADARAATGVAYLFITHDLSVVRHVCDDVVVMSRGRVVETGPVERVLDQPADAYTQRLVGSIPRPGWVPQRRGADRAS
- a CDS encoding TetR/AcrR family transcriptional regulator, with translation MGRPSRAAERTEQIMQATGRCLRTYGLVGTTLERVAEESGLSRSHVRHYVGNRDDLLRSFATWLYTGYEAEFVRAVAESEARDKLPLTMDYLFGQGIMPTSDDDTIIRELVTAGLTDTSVRTILQGKYQEAVDTIGDALAAEYPTATPAALRSTAYGLWCLALGNSMIGDLGLPVASGGLVRTAADALLDQLALKTAAVAG
- a CDS encoding DUF3237 domain-containing protein, which gives rise to MLPEPELAFAFEARVDVAESLHVGRGPDEVLMFTPITGGTVAGPRLNGTVLPGGGDWSTTRGACTELDARYLLRADDGAVIDIVNRGFWRATPEVDARVEAGEDLPETEYYYRTSPVFRTDAPAHRWLAESVFVGLARGERGQVCIRFFEVR